In the genome of Carnobacterium viridans, one region contains:
- the istB gene encoding IS21-like element helper ATPase IstB, translating to MSTGLEGLQNALKQLRLSEVSSELPLIMREAEQQSWTYHELIDHLLTFELNKRDEKNKEKRLKWAKFPYQKSLEDYDMNGQKSMTERQMKQLKEMHWLEQQYNLVLLGPPGVGKTHLAIGMGLEAIEQGYHVMFLPMGELMSILKTSDYTRKSQITLNRIKQADLVIIDDLMYIAMDQREANQFFHLINHLYERSSIILTSNKSPDQWGELLGDEGLATAILDRLLHRVEVIQMNDESYRMKNRESVFQ from the coding sequence ATGAGCACAGGTCTTGAAGGTCTTCAGAATGCCCTTAAGCAATTGCGATTATCGGAAGTATCCAGTGAACTCCCTCTTATTATGCGAGAGGCAGAACAACAATCCTGGACGTATCATGAACTTATTGATCACCTTCTTACCTTTGAATTAAACAAACGGGACGAAAAAAACAAAGAGAAACGATTAAAATGGGCCAAATTCCCGTATCAAAAGTCCCTTGAGGACTACGATATGAATGGCCAAAAAAGTATGACTGAACGACAAATGAAGCAATTAAAGGAAATGCATTGGCTAGAGCAACAATACAATCTCGTGTTGCTTGGTCCACCAGGTGTGGGAAAGACCCATCTTGCCATAGGAATGGGCCTTGAGGCCATTGAACAAGGGTATCATGTCATGTTTCTCCCGATGGGTGAACTCATGTCCATACTGAAAACGAGCGATTATACGAGGAAATCTCAAATCACATTAAATAGAATCAAACAGGCAGATTTAGTTATCATTGATGATCTTATGTATATCGCAATGGATCAACGGGAGGCGAATCAATTCTTCCATCTGATAAACCACTTATATGAACGAAGTTCAATTATATTAACCTCAAACAAAAGTCCAGATCAATGGGGAGAACTTCTAGGCGATGAAGGGCTTGCGACTGCAATCCTAGATCGTCTTCTCCACCGTGTTGAAGTGATACAAATGAATGACGAAAGCTACAGAATGAAAAATAGAGAGAGTGTATTTCAATAA
- a CDS encoding sugar transferase yields the protein MSQGEKFTKTKKIIIVLMDVFLYHLSILLSFYVRYKSDIPMYNYNAYENSIFYILTLFVLLNLLFGVYVFYNKSIADFLYFTIIIQLIMTISIMALTFFGRWFTFPRSVLLISLIFSTIILFLWRVIVYKFYERFSGSKQVMVVGTEKDIKNAIFNIGNAKSKRHIVKYAVVSNYYTNVKKYLDEVDIVYLASGLSEKEKENIYNLLVREKKKLFLTTSFDNLLLVNPNIMNIEDESIIEISNFEISSEDDLIKRLMDILFSIVLIMVTSPFMLITSLLVKLTSEGPVLYKQVRITKDGKEFNVLKFRSMSATAEKDSGPVLASSNDARVTTVGKHIRSLRIDELPQLFNVLKGDMSVVGPRPERPFFVDQFQKENPHYYLRHNVRAGITGYAQVYGKYASDFNSKLNFDLLYIKKYSLLLDVKIMLQTIKILFDKVSSKGLDEEEQEKSKEIPNNIKYLV from the coding sequence ATGTCTCAAGGAGAAAAGTTTACCAAAACGAAAAAGATAATAATAGTATTGATGGATGTCTTTTTATATCATCTGTCTATTCTCCTTTCTTTTTATGTACGCTATAAAAGCGACATTCCAATGTACAATTATAATGCTTATGAGAATTCGATTTTTTATATTTTAACTTTATTTGTTTTATTAAATTTATTATTTGGAGTGTACGTTTTTTATAATAAATCTATTGCAGATTTTTTATATTTTACTATTATAATACAATTAATTATGACCATATCAATCATGGCATTAACTTTTTTTGGTAGATGGTTCACTTTTCCAAGATCAGTATTATTAATTAGTCTTATTTTCAGCACAATTATCTTATTCCTTTGGCGTGTAATTGTCTATAAATTTTATGAACGTTTCAGTGGAAGTAAACAAGTAATGGTTGTCGGAACTGAAAAAGATATAAAAAACGCAATATTCAATATTGGAAATGCAAAAAGTAAAAGACACATTGTTAAATATGCTGTAGTATCTAACTATTATACTAATGTAAAGAAATACCTTGATGAGGTGGATATTGTTTATTTAGCTAGTGGATTAAGTGAAAAAGAAAAGGAAAACATCTATAATTTGTTAGTTCGTGAAAAGAAAAAATTGTTTTTAACAACTAGCTTTGATAATTTGTTATTAGTTAATCCAAATATTATGAATATTGAGGACGAAAGTATTATCGAAATTTCTAATTTTGAAATTTCTTCTGAAGACGATTTAATTAAACGTTTAATGGATATTCTTTTTTCCATTGTTCTAATTATGGTTACCTCACCATTTATGCTGATAACATCTTTATTAGTCAAGTTAACTTCTGAAGGACCAGTACTATACAAACAAGTAAGAATAACAAAAGATGGCAAAGAATTTAATGTCTTAAAATTCAGAAGTATGAGTGCAACAGCTGAAAAAGATTCAGGTCCAGTATTGGCATCCTCTAATGATGCAAGGGTGACTACAGTTGGTAAACACATCCGCTCTTTAAGAATTGATGAGCTGCCTCAATTATTTAATGTATTAAAAGGGGATATGTCCGTGGTAGGTCCTAGACCTGAACGTCCATTTTTTGTGGATCAATTTCAAAAAGAAAACCCTCATTATTATTTGCGCCATAATGTTAGAGCGGGTATTACAGGTTACGCTCAAGTATATGGAAAATATGCATCAGACTTTAATAGTAAATTGAATTTTGATTTGTTATATATTAAAAAATATTCGCTCTTACTTGATGTGAAAATCATGTTGCAAACAATAAAAATCTTATTCGATAAAGTTTCTTCTAAAGGATTAGATGAAGAAGAGCAAGAAAAAAGTAAAGAAATACCAAATAATATAAAATATTTGGTGTGA
- a CDS encoding EpsG family protein: MFFYVSIFVILLILATIEVVLRNKKISIITGSILAIVAGFRFYTGYDFNSYGKFYTEIEKISDVFNGKIEAESGFLFLNYLFKSMGFNYYTFILFFSFVSLILLTNFVYKFTPFPSLVLLYYYARFFLVRDMGQIRSALACIILLYSIPYVLNKKPFKFLLIIFIASLFHITAWSFIIVYIFHYVFKHLSLKNIFSLLGISLIIGVIVQIPEIYIWAIPDRYNAYFTSPNYTNGQWIFNPILWMQLVLFFAAVFLAYPKIQEEKNRFNLLLKIYFIASLILIFTGTLSTVGGRLGTLFSTSEILIVPTLFSSFSKNKLINLFLFLGFTFVVFCLIFIISGTYIEYIPYETIFNF; this comes from the coding sequence ATGTTTTTTTATGTAAGTATTTTTGTTATCTTGCTTATTTTAGCGACTATCGAAGTAGTATTGAGAAATAAAAAGATCTCTATTATAACTGGTAGTATACTTGCTATCGTAGCGGGATTCCGTTTTTATACAGGATATGATTTTAACTCATATGGAAAATTTTATACAGAGATTGAAAAAATCTCTGATGTTTTTAATGGAAAAATAGAAGCAGAAAGTGGTTTTCTATTTCTAAATTATCTTTTTAAGTCTATGGGCTTTAATTATTATACATTTATATTATTTTTTTCTTTCGTGAGCTTAATTTTACTAACTAATTTTGTTTATAAATTCACTCCATTTCCTTCTTTAGTATTACTCTATTATTATGCTAGATTTTTTTTGGTTCGTGATATGGGACAAATTAGATCTGCACTGGCATGTATTATACTATTGTACTCTATACCCTATGTATTAAATAAAAAACCATTTAAATTTTTACTTATTATTTTTATAGCTTCATTATTTCACATAACAGCTTGGTCTTTTATTATTGTTTATATTTTTCACTATGTATTCAAACATTTGTCATTAAAAAATATATTTTCTCTATTAGGTATTAGTCTCATAATTGGAGTAATCGTACAAATTCCCGAAATATATATTTGGGCAATTCCTGATCGGTACAATGCCTATTTTACTAGCCCAAATTATACAAACGGACAATGGATTTTTAATCCAATATTGTGGATGCAATTAGTTCTTTTTTTTGCAGCAGTATTTTTAGCTTATCCAAAAATACAAGAAGAAAAAAATAGATTTAATTTGTTACTAAAAATATATTTTATAGCTTCCTTAATATTAATATTTACAGGAACTTTAAGTACTGTGGGAGGGAGATTAGGTACTTTATTTTCTACTAGTGAAATACTTATTGTACCAACTTTATTTTCATCTTTTAGTAAAAATAAATTAATTAACTTATTTCTATTTTTGGGATTTACTTTTGTAGTCTTTTGTTTAATATTTATTATTTCCGGAACGTATATAGAGTATATACCTTATGAGACTATTTTCAATTTTTAG
- a CDS encoding glycosyltransferase family 2 protein, whose product MGNVKISVIVPVYNVENYLEDCIESVISQKNFQDIELILIDDGSTDQSSKIIKKYTESYTNILDYYQENAGQSKARNKGIQHAKGEYIYFLDSDDLIPDLAMEHLYNLAVKEDLELILFEGKSFFDKSVDNMKIGNMNYERNKVYDKILNGQDLFIEMTANKDFYASPCLQFIKKKVLLENTIYFLEGIIHEDELFSYQLLMKSKKVKCIKDKLFYRRIRLDSTITSLNYEHRIESLTKVIQKTIEFNSHLEETTVEMDDALNSRVNHLLGQCIIYCMEMSFKNRKKNYIQLKDIKLIILNNGYSVYRKYIFYFKHPEIYRILQKVLITIRKIKTLS is encoded by the coding sequence ATGGGAAATGTAAAGATTTCGGTTATTGTACCTGTTTATAACGTTGAAAACTATCTTGAAGATTGTATTGAAAGTGTAATTTCTCAAAAAAATTTTCAAGATATTGAGTTGATTCTTATTGATGATGGATCTACGGATCAGTCAAGTAAGATTATTAAAAAGTATACAGAATCTTATACAAATATACTAGACTATTATCAAGAAAATGCTGGTCAAAGTAAGGCTAGAAATAAAGGCATTCAACATGCAAAAGGTGAATATATTTATTTTTTAGACAGTGATGATTTAATACCTGATTTAGCTATGGAGCACCTATATAATTTAGCAGTTAAAGAAGATTTAGAATTAATTTTATTTGAAGGAAAATCTTTTTTTGATAAATCTGTAGATAATATGAAAATTGGAAATATGAACTATGAAAGAAATAAGGTATATGACAAAATATTAAATGGACAAGATTTATTTATAGAAATGACAGCAAATAAAGATTTTTACGCTTCGCCTTGCTTGCAATTTATAAAGAAAAAAGTGCTTCTAGAAAATACTATTTATTTTCTAGAAGGTATTATACATGAAGATGAATTGTTTAGTTACCAACTTTTAATGAAGAGTAAAAAGGTTAAATGCATTAAGGATAAGTTATTTTATCGAAGAATACGTTTGGATTCTACTATTACATCCCTAAATTATGAACATCGTATTGAATCTCTTACCAAAGTTATTCAAAAAACTATAGAATTTAATAGCCATTTAGAAGAAACTACTGTAGAAATGGATGATGCTCTTAATAGTAGAGTTAACCATCTTCTAGGCCAATGTATTATCTATTGTATGGAAATGAGTTTTAAAAATAGAAAAAAGAATTATATACAATTAAAAGATATCAAACTTATAATTTTAAACAATGGGTATAGTGTATATAGAAAATATATTTTTTATTTTAAACATCCAGAAATATACAGAATATTACAGAAGGTGTTAATTACAATTAGAAAAATTAAAACTCTGAGCTGA
- the istA gene encoding IS21 family transposase yields the protein MKESKMTLYHEIHKLNRLGFNVSQIKRKAGVDRDTVRKYLRMDFEEMSEWTSALQNRTKKLNSHEEVIVDWLKEHPDLSSAQIEDWLLEEYPELKVGSSTIRLFVKELRDRYAIPKVKQSRHYEAISEVDMGEQIQVDWGQCWQMTVNKEKIKLYFICFVLGHSRYKYVEWLNRPFTTQDTTRCHEQAFRYFGGMTKEVMYDQDNLIAVSENAGDLILTSKFEAYQQARGFQVYLCRAADPETKGKIERVVGYVKGNFAKNRIYSDLDDWNQKCRNWLERTGNHKVHGTTKKRPDSVFLQEKAHLKPVSPFKTMDDPFDASIAIKIGKDNTIRYKGNRYSVPVGTYRSAGTNEVLLRVNHNELIVLNELNGEEITRHPLSSEKGKLIKKTNHGRDRSKTIQKYKEAMIALFEDQASASLYIEKVVEGHKRYARDQFIVLERAVQSFPEEREAALQKCIDEQLWSANDFRDVSQFLAKESIPISSDHLLKTTTDSAKLSASSITVSTRSLSEYTKLMRGEHQ from the coding sequence GTGAAGGAATCAAAAATGACTTTATATCATGAAATACATAAATTGAATCGATTAGGGTTTAACGTTAGTCAAATCAAACGCAAAGCGGGTGTCGATAGAGATACGGTTAGAAAATATCTGAGAATGGATTTTGAAGAGATGTCCGAATGGACATCGGCCCTCCAGAACAGAACAAAAAAGTTGAATAGTCATGAAGAAGTCATTGTCGACTGGTTGAAAGAACATCCGGATTTATCTTCAGCTCAAATTGAGGATTGGTTACTGGAAGAGTATCCCGAACTAAAAGTAGGCTCAAGTACAATCCGGCTTTTCGTTAAGGAGTTAAGAGACCGATATGCGATTCCGAAAGTGAAACAATCAAGGCACTACGAGGCAATTTCTGAAGTAGATATGGGCGAACAAATTCAAGTTGATTGGGGTCAGTGTTGGCAGATGACAGTCAATAAAGAAAAGATAAAGCTTTATTTCATCTGTTTCGTTTTAGGCCATAGCCGGTATAAATACGTTGAATGGTTAAATCGCCCCTTTACGACTCAGGATACGACACGTTGCCATGAGCAAGCTTTCCGATATTTCGGTGGAATGACAAAAGAAGTGATGTATGATCAAGATAACTTAATCGCCGTAAGCGAGAATGCAGGAGACCTCATATTAACGAGTAAATTTGAAGCATACCAGCAAGCCAGAGGCTTTCAAGTTTATCTCTGTCGCGCAGCAGACCCTGAGACTAAAGGAAAGATCGAGCGTGTGGTCGGCTATGTAAAAGGAAATTTTGCTAAGAATAGAATTTATAGTGATTTAGATGATTGGAATCAGAAATGTCGTAATTGGCTAGAGCGGACAGGCAATCATAAAGTTCATGGCACAACAAAAAAGAGACCAGATTCAGTGTTCCTTCAGGAAAAAGCACACTTGAAACCAGTCTCACCTTTTAAAACTATGGATGATCCATTTGATGCAAGTATAGCAATTAAAATAGGAAAAGACAATACGATTCGCTACAAAGGAAATCGTTATTCTGTTCCTGTAGGAACCTATCGATCCGCTGGAACGAATGAAGTATTACTTCGAGTCAATCATAATGAATTGATTGTTTTAAATGAATTGAACGGTGAAGAAATAACGAGACACCCTCTTTCGTCTGAAAAAGGAAAATTAATAAAGAAAACCAATCACGGACGAGACCGTTCAAAAACGATACAGAAATACAAGGAAGCTATGATTGCCTTATTTGAAGATCAAGCGAGTGCCAGTCTCTATATAGAAAAAGTGGTAGAAGGACACAAGAGGTATGCACGTGACCAGTTTATTGTGCTGGAGAGAGCTGTTCAATCGTTCCCAGAGGAACGAGAAGCTGCTTTACAAAAATGCATAGATGAGCAGCTATGGAGTGCCAATGATTTTAGAGATGTTTCTCAATTCTTAGCTAAAGAGTCCATACCTATATCGTCAGATCACTTGTTAAAAACAACGACTGATTCAGCGAAGCTTTCTGCCTCGTCAATCACCGTTTCTACTCGTTCCCTTAGTGAATATACAAAGCTGATGAGAGGTGAACACCAATGA
- a CDS encoding glycosyltransferase family 4 protein, producing the protein MKIIGYTNDSYPERRTIINGNLHPLKKMKSLNTYYPHTALKRMPLIGRNAIVYFKDIVFNDEGVDGLHLFNTVTNKKVPWISTFETYIPRTSATSFLDHKNLTKKSIKEKDRTEKYVEILAKDYCKKVISLSKNNYEMELRFLEFFPQYKNTIKKKMIQINPPQEKLMEKSEVELKVVNPILKFLFVGKDFTRKGGKEILDVFSKIKKEHHFDFELTIVSLGKSYNYAFGKYQDTEEEIQEMKNKLRNTDWINFYESLDNKKLLEMMKNSDVGLLPTWADTYGYSVLEFQASGCPVITTNVRALPEINNTTIGWMIQLPLDNSGEVDVSSINKKQTLRAHIQNSLEKIVLEILENPQQIKEKSIQSYDAVSKNHSVKGYMEKLSEIYSENF; encoded by the coding sequence ATGAAAATAATAGGTTATACTAATGATTCATATCCTGAAAGAAGAACTATTATAAATGGTAATCTTCACCCATTGAAAAAAATGAAAAGTTTAAATACTTATTATCCACATACAGCATTAAAAAGAATGCCCCTTATAGGTAGAAATGCAATAGTCTATTTTAAAGATATAGTTTTTAATGATGAAGGAGTAGATGGATTACATCTTTTTAACACTGTTACGAACAAAAAAGTCCCTTGGATTTCAACTTTTGAAACATACATTCCTCGAACTTCAGCAACATCATTTTTAGACCATAAAAATCTTACTAAAAAGAGCATAAAAGAAAAGGATAGAACAGAAAAATATGTGGAAATTTTAGCAAAAGATTATTGCAAAAAAGTGATATCGTTATCTAAAAATAACTATGAAATGGAATTAAGATTTTTAGAATTTTTCCCACAATATAAAAATACTATTAAGAAAAAAATGATTCAAATAAACCCACCACAAGAAAAATTGATGGAAAAATCTGAAGTGGAGCTAAAGGTAGTTAACCCTATTTTAAAATTTTTGTTTGTTGGAAAAGACTTTACTCGTAAAGGTGGTAAAGAGATACTAGATGTATTTTCCAAGATTAAAAAAGAGCATCATTTCGATTTTGAACTAACAATTGTTTCCTTAGGCAAAAGCTATAATTATGCATTTGGCAAATATCAAGATACTGAAGAAGAAATACAAGAAATGAAAAATAAACTAAGAAATACAGATTGGATAAATTTTTACGAAAGTTTAGACAATAAAAAGTTACTTGAGATGATGAAAAATAGTGATGTGGGCTTGTTGCCAACTTGGGCAGATACTTATGGCTACTCAGTTTTAGAATTTCAAGCATCTGGCTGCCCTGTTATCACAACTAATGTTCGGGCTCTTCCAGAAATAAATAATACTACTATTGGATGGATGATTCAGCTTCCTCTAGATAATTCAGGCGAAGTTGATGTAAGTAGCATAAACAAAAAGCAAACACTACGAGCTCATATACAAAATTCATTGGAAAAAATTGTTTTAGAAATTTTAGAGAACCCTCAACAAATTAAAGAAAAAAGCATACAATCGTATGATGCGGTATCAAAAAATCATTCAGTTAAAGGGTATATGGAAAAGTTAAGTGAAATTTATTCTGAAAATTTTTAG
- a CDS encoding glycosyltransferase family 1 protein encodes MKQPLRVLHFQGRMGKGGAETFMMNAYRNIDRSKFQFDFLIYNDFVDVKPYNVEIHELGGHIYAVPNPKKNIVGYIKGVNALLKEKHFDIVHNEVFFGGGLNLLLAKRAGIKKRIIHSHATKDGKKSNLFLTIARKLFDHLMKVNATDYLACSTEAGVGLYGENQPFIFVPNGIDIDMYRNVPLKKEIIRESLNIPKEAFVVGNIGRFEEQKNHFFLIDIFEEIVQKNSNSFLILIGEGSLRNKIEKMVLSKKLQKKVLFLGIRDDIPTLLKAMDVFAMPSLYEGLPISAVEAQAANIKLILSTEVSSETKLSKNVHFIKLEESAEKWAEIILEKPYGNEPLPELSQYDMKHTAMLLDEIYSK; translated from the coding sequence ATGAAACAACCTCTAAGAGTCTTACATTTTCAGGGACGGATGGGAAAAGGCGGAGCTGAAACTTTTATGATGAATGCTTACCGTAATATTGATCGCTCAAAATTTCAATTTGATTTTTTAATTTACAATGATTTTGTAGATGTTAAACCATATAATGTAGAAATTCATGAGTTAGGTGGTCATATATACGCTGTCCCTAATCCTAAAAAAAATATTGTTGGCTATATAAAAGGTGTTAATGCTTTATTGAAAGAAAAACATTTTGACATAGTCCACAATGAAGTATTTTTTGGAGGAGGATTAAATTTATTATTAGCTAAGCGGGCTGGGATTAAAAAAAGAATTATTCATAGTCATGCTACCAAAGATGGAAAAAAAAGTAATTTATTTTTGACCATAGCGCGTAAACTTTTTGATCACTTGATGAAAGTAAATGCAACTGATTATTTAGCCTGCTCAACTGAAGCAGGAGTTGGTCTTTATGGTGAAAATCAACCGTTTATTTTTGTTCCAAATGGCATAGATATAGATATGTATCGGAATGTACCTTTAAAAAAAGAAATTATTAGAGAAAGCCTTAATATACCTAAAGAGGCTTTTGTTGTAGGAAACATAGGAAGATTCGAAGAACAAAAAAATCATTTTTTCCTCATTGATATTTTTGAAGAAATAGTTCAGAAAAATTCTAATAGTTTTCTAATCTTAATAGGTGAAGGCTCTTTACGGAATAAAATAGAAAAAATGGTTCTTTCAAAAAAACTACAAAAAAAAGTCTTATTTTTAGGTATAAGAGATGATATTCCAACTTTATTAAAAGCTATGGATGTTTTTGCAATGCCTTCTTTGTATGAAGGATTACCAATTTCAGCTGTAGAAGCTCAAGCAGCAAATATTAAATTAATTCTGTCAACTGAAGTTTCTTCTGAAACAAAACTATCTAAAAATGTCCACTTTATTAAATTAGAAGAAAGTGCAGAAAAGTGGGCTGAAATAATACTTGAAAAACCATACGGTAATGAGCCTCTTCCAGAATTATCACAATATGATATGAAACATACAGCTATGTTATTAGATGAAATTTACTCAAAATGA
- a CDS encoding glycosyltransferase family 2 protein yields MNEPLISVVIPTFDRPFFLKRAIESVIKQDYKNIEIVVVVDGFSARTGEYIEQAKKMSNIEINLIQTNTKVGGSEARNIGVKKANGELIGLLDDDDEWFSDKLSSQMDLINKNQLSIDDDFLCFTSLERYKSPNQKKYDKLPNIDYKNSGKKTISDYLFETKGLRNIGFIQTSTVLVPKHILIETPFTKGLIKHQDWDWLLNVDNSHNLTIIQVEDPKIIYHSDVPMDSRVGYINRWNFTEQWLETHKEFFSKLAYESFVLNYILLGIASDKNLSRAQRRLEIKTRYQNLSLTTKFRPYTWKIIIYMMKNKD; encoded by the coding sequence ATGAATGAACCACTAATTAGTGTTGTAATACCTACATTTGATAGACCGTTCTTTCTAAAAAGAGCAATTGAGAGCGTTATTAAACAAGACTATAAAAATATAGAAATTGTCGTTGTTGTGGATGGTTTTTCTGCTAGAACTGGAGAATATATTGAACAAGCTAAAAAAATGAGTAATATAGAAATTAATTTGATTCAAACAAATACTAAAGTTGGTGGAAGTGAAGCAAGAAATATAGGTGTAAAAAAAGCTAATGGAGAATTAATAGGTTTGTTAGACGACGATGATGAATGGTTTAGTGATAAATTAAGTAGTCAGATGGATTTAATTAATAAAAATCAATTGTCAATTGATGATGATTTTTTATGCTTTACGTCACTAGAAAGATATAAAAGTCCAAATCAAAAAAAATATGATAAATTACCAAATATTGATTATAAAAATAGCGGTAAAAAAACAATTTCTGACTATTTATTTGAAACAAAAGGATTAAGAAATATAGGATTTATTCAAACTTCAACCGTGCTTGTTCCCAAACACATTCTTATTGAAACACCTTTTACTAAAGGTCTGATCAAGCATCAGGATTGGGACTGGTTGCTAAACGTAGATAATAGCCATAATTTAACAATAATACAAGTTGAAGATCCAAAGATAATTTATCATTCTGATGTACCTATGGATTCCAGAGTGGGATATATTAACAGATGGAACTTCACTGAGCAGTGGTTAGAAACCCATAAAGAATTTTTCTCAAAACTAGCCTATGAAAGTTTTGTATTAAACTATATTCTACTTGGTATTGCTTCTGACAAAAATCTTAGCAGAGCACAAAGAAGACTAGAAATAAAAACAAGATATCAAAATTTATCTTTAACAACTAAATTTAGACCATATACTTGGAAAATTATTATTTATATGATGAAAAATAAAGATTAG
- a CDS encoding glycosyltransferase family 2 protein, protein MKGLSEMANTPFFSVVMPAYNCEDTVGKTITSVLNQSFTNFELIIINDGSTDGTQEVLERYHNQDARVRFKTIQNGGPGNARNNGIELTNGRYLLFVDSDDVMKDGTLEIYADHVKDEKIDLVISSYNMNVLDGEELVDTRLVKAPNQLIETHEDFLDNVYPLMNKQLMYVAWNKLFKLDIIKKHEIKFPPYNSCEDRLFNIRYFKHVEACKVVSDILYDYSFDGKYSLTNKYFDNKFDTFVEFYRELLALTKKHEKGFSALFLKGVMSCIIPLHSESCLLTYREKRDYIKTIMQHPDVIRASKDSLTDTKIRQVMKVLFKTKSISVNYIASKLMYSISMTSPKTIEKFKRKF, encoded by the coding sequence ATGAAAGGACTAAGTGAAATGGCGAATACTCCTTTTTTTAGTGTGGTTATGCCTGCATACAATTGTGAAGACACAGTAGGCAAAACCATTACAAGTGTGTTAAATCAGTCATTTACTAATTTTGAATTAATTATTATAAATGATGGGTCAACAGATGGTACACAAGAAGTACTTGAACGTTACCATAATCAAGATGCTCGAGTAAGGTTTAAAACCATTCAAAATGGAGGACCTGGTAATGCTAGAAATAACGGAATTGAATTGACTAATGGACGGTATCTTTTATTTGTTGATTCAGATGATGTGATGAAAGACGGTACGCTAGAAATATATGCAGATCACGTAAAAGATGAAAAAATTGATTTAGTCATTTCTTCATACAATATGAATGTTCTAGATGGTGAAGAACTAGTGGATACCAGATTGGTTAAAGCACCGAACCAATTGATAGAAACACATGAAGATTTTTTAGATAACGTTTATCCTTTAATGAACAAGCAACTTATGTATGTAGCTTGGAATAAGCTTTTTAAGTTAGACATCATAAAAAAACATGAAATAAAATTCCCGCCATACAATAGTTGTGAGGACAGATTGTTTAATATTCGTTATTTTAAACATGTAGAAGCTTGTAAAGTAGTGAGTGATATCCTTTATGATTATTCATTTGATGGGAAATATAGTTTAACAAATAAATATTTTGACAATAAATTTGATACGTTTGTTGAATTTTATCGCGAGTTACTAGCATTGACCAAGAAACATGAAAAAGGATTTAGTGCTCTTTTTTTAAAAGGGGTAATGTCTTGTATTATTCCATTGCACAGTGAAAGCTGTCTTTTAACTTACCGTGAAAAACGCGATTATATCAAAACTATTATGCAGCATCCAGATGTTATCAGAGCAAGCAAAGATAGTCTGACTGATACAAAAATTAGACAAGTAATGAAAGTATTATTTAAAACAAAATCAATTTCAGTCAATTATATTGCCTCTAAATTAATGTATTCAATCAGTATGACCTCTCCAAAAACAATTGAAAAATTCAAACGAAAATTTTAA